agccgtgggttgctgatccctgatcTAGTTGTTTGAAGCTTCTTATTTATTAGGTTATAGCATGTGAGGGTGTGATTGGAATCTCAATAAGCTatattattttgcttttttccaGAATTGGAGAATGGGCAGAGTCCTGAAGAGTCGTCTCAGCCGCTGATGAATGAAACCTCAGGGGCGACCAGCCCCGACTCTTCCAAGCAGCAAGGCTGCTGCTTCCCCGTGGCTGAGCCCTTTCGCACCTTCAAAGCTGGCTGGGTGGCCTACTACAACCAGAATATCTTCTTTGCTGGTATGTCCCTGGCCTTCCTCTACATGACGGTGCTGGGCTTCGACTGCATCACCACGGGCTACGCCTACACGCAAGGCCTCAACGGCTCCGTGCTCAGCCTGCTGATGGGGGCCTCGGCCATCGCGGGAATCTGCGGCACCGTCGCCTTCACTTGGGTCCGCAAAAAGTGCGGCCTGATCCGCACGGGCTTTATTTCTGGAGTGGCCCAGTTCGCCTGCCTCATTCTCTGTGTTGTCTCTGTCTTCGCCCCCGGGAGCCCCTTGGACCTCAGTGTCTCGCCCTTCCAGGATCTTTACAGCCACCTCACCGGAGAGACGCCTCTGCCAGAGGTCGACCACAGCTTCACCAGCGTGAACGTCACCACGGTCGCCCCGGCCGAAGAGCTGCCACCTCTGCAGTCCTACATGTCTGTTAGCCTGCTGTTCGCCGGCGTCATTGCTGCTAGAGTTGGTAAGAAAACAAACTCCTTGACTTTTCTTCCAGGGCAACTTATGTAAGCACATTTTATATTATACAGGATATGATGGAGACTTATCATGCTACAAAGTACGCTTAATGATATATCAATAGTTTAAATTTAGGTACGTTAGTACTTACATGTGCACATTCTTTCCTGAGATGATAAACTTTTATAAATATGACTTCCTAAAGATGACTCAAATAGGTTAATGGATATAAATTTTTCACAAGTTACCAGAATGTGACATAAGACCTCTATGTATCTGCTACGGATGTCAGAGCCATATTTGCAACCTTTGATGCCAATAATGCAACACGACTCACGCTACACCCGCCTGTGAGATGCGATGCTGCTTTAATGTGCTCGTAAAATGACCAACTGAGACTGACGCCTGGCGTGTGCCGTTGTCTTGCAGGCCTGTGGTCTTTCGACCTGACAGTGACCCAGCTCATCCAGGAGAATGTGATCGAGTCGGAGCGAGGTGTAATCAACGGCGTCCAGAACTCCATGAATTACCTCTTAGACCTGCTGCACTTCATCATGGTGATTCTGGCCCCGAACCCAGAGGCCTTTGGCCTGCTGGTCATCATCTCTGTCTCTTTTGTGGCCATGGGCCACACGATGTACTTCTGGTTTGCCTTCAAGAGCCTGGGCAGCCGCCTCTTCCTCTGCTGCCAGCCAGAGCAGAAGGTGGAGACGGTTGACAGCCCCTCACTTCCTACCACCGTCTAACCCCGTTAAGGAGACTCTGTCCTGGGTACATACTTTGCAAGCTTTACCCAACTCTGCATCTTATCTGTCTCACTAACATCATTGCTTGTAGCCGTCAGAACGCTAATACTAACAGGAATATGGTAACTGAACCTGCTGTTCGTAGTTTTTAACATTCATGTTTAGCCGAGGAAGAATAGTAAACAGCACACAGTCACAGAAATCTAACCTGCAGTGTAACTTTAGGTAAGGCAATGTTCTTGTAGCGTTACAGTCGGGGAGTCAGCAGAGCTCCTGCCTCTTATCTCCATAACACATACATGTAGTGTCAGACAGCGATCCATCTCTTGGTTTGTCACTCCGTATTGGGTCCTATTACAGATATCAGGGGATACGGCACAGTGGAATATTCTCCCGTTGGCCTGCATTTAGCTGTCAAGATTTTCAAAAGGTGCTCCAGCTAGTGACCAGGCAGGGAGAAGTCCTTCAGGGAAGCAGGCGCCGAGGCTTGATCTCAAAGTGAAGATGGCGAGAACAGATCCAACATTTTGGGACTTGCCTCATTCATTGGTGCTGTGTCTCCTCACCATTCTATGATAGGCCTCTTTTGGTTGAGGAGGAGAGggtgcttttttttattatttaaccaaACACAAGACGGGGATCTAGTCTCTTTAATGATGGTTATAAGGGTTAcgcattttattgtatttattcaaGAAATGCAGACGGTGGTTTCCTTTTTGAATATCTCATCAGTATTGTGTTTCTTGCTGTTGTACCATATGAAACAAGTGAGAACTCTTATGCACCGTAATAACAACTCTCAGTTACCAAAGTTCATATGCTTATGGTTTAAAAGGAAGTGAGGGAAACCAGTTATTTGTTTTAAGCATTCCAAATAGATATTTACATCTGGTGACAGTAGCACAACCTTAGTGTATCTTAAGATTACCTAACCCACTTGGAGATTGTACTTAATTTTAGCCTTTCTGGTAGTTTACATGAATAGATAGTGGTGTAATCTTTTTGATTTTACCTGTGCGAGTTCTTtagagtgatttttttttctttttctgttgtgaTTGTTATTACTCAGGCACTTTAAGTGATTGACATTTGTCATTACACACAGCAAACGCATGATCAGGCATGAGTTCAGCATGCTTTGCACAAAGCTCAAGTCCTCTTGCCCGTGAGTCTCACCCCCACTCCACGATCTCACTTCAGTCATGCACTGTCTGAGAGGattgtggtttaaaaaaaaaaaatcaaaaaggcACATAACTGCAACGCTAAGCACCATGCGTTCCCCAGTGTACTTTAAAAGATGTCCTTAGTTTACCATAGACAACCCATTTCCTTAAAATGTTATCCAGAGGTCTTAGTCAGTAAACCGTACCAAATATTTCACTGCTTCTTCTTACTGCTAACAAGCCACTGAACATAAATTCAGCCAGGGTTTTTGTTCTTGTTGCTGTGAGCTTCAACAGATGCAGCCTTTTAGTCAAGTCAAGGTCCAGCACTTTGTGCTGAACACCCAGCTTCGTTGGCCTAATGTTGTGTTAAAATAGTACCTCTTTTGCATTCCACCTTTCATTTGAAGTGAGTATTAGATCAAACATTGCAGGTTAAACTGTCTTGAAGTTTAATATCACAGACTTTTACTGGAAAACAGGAAATGGCTAATTCATCAAAGTGGACGAATAAGTTGCCATAAGATACTTGTCGCATCAAAGTAAGACATACCAGTAAAACCCAAAGATCGTGGTCTGAGTAAAAATTTTTTCCCCTTAGCACGTTTTGTGTGTGATTGTCCACGGGTGCTTAAATGTAGCTTAATCTATTTTATTCGTCCTTTTGATAGTAATttctaaagcctttttaaaAACTCGTCTTTATGGATGTTTAACGCACATATGTCTAAAGGCGTGAAGACAGTCACTAGTAGCTGCACATCTCAGAAGGAAAAAGCTAGCCAGTCGGGCCAAGCTCTCAGTCTCGGTGGTCAGAAATATTTGGtgtggaaacagaaaaaaacacaccagATGTTGGAGAACAGAAGGCCACTCTGTGGCAATGTTGTGGAGGAGACGGCCGGAGTCTGTGTCTGCAGGTGTGCTTCAAGGTTGCAGACACACTTGGAAGAAAGTTGAATTTTCAATTCCAGCCTATATTTAATGTAACCTTGAAGTCAGTGTGTGCATGAAACAAAAACCAGCTCAGAGAACAGCTGGTCTGCTGGTTCAGGAACATCACACACGGCCATAAACTATATTTTTAATATACATAACATTAGCTACCAGTCATAAACTCTTTTCAATGCAAaagtgaaaaaatatatatatgtatatatatatatacacgtgtgtgtatatatatatacacacatatataaaacGGTGTATATTGTTCTGTTTGTCACTTTTTTTACTTGCTTTTATATATCTTGTGTTAAGATTGTGTCAGTTGGAAATTttgttttagatttttagaaatTTGTGAGTGAGGAGATTACTGcatttcatcatttcatttgaaTATACCTGTAATATATTGCTGACATTGTTCACATTATCTATAAAAATACatgcatatacatacatacagtattatTGTAGTTTTATAGGCAAGAGCCTGAAATCATGAAGAAATCAAATTCACTGTTGTTTATAAAATCTCACTCCATCTTGTTTGAGGATGTTAACCTGCTTGGGAATGCATGAGGTCTCTTAAATAAAGAAAACTTTTCAAAGTAAAGTCTTGTGTGGAAtgcgtgtgcttgtgtgtgtgtgttatgtatGTGGAGTTCCTTCGTCTGGCTGCTGCTGCGTGAGGTCACATACCACAGCGGAGTTAGCAGCTAATATCCTCCCCCAGAATCTCCTTTCTTTAGGCAGCCCGACTTAAAGCTGAGCTCGGACTCGAGGGTCTGCAGGAGAAACAAAGGGCGGTTTAGTCAATATGAGGAAGGGAGGGGGTTTCGGGCCTGAGGCATGTTGTTGGGCTTTGACTCAGCACTTTGTGTCTGATTTTACATTTCAGGTTGCTTTCATGTATTTTCATAATTCTTTACTGGAGCCCAGTCAGCCAAGGGTGTACCACTTTAAGAGGTTTACATTACACAAGATACCACCACTGACCGACAGCTCATGAATACTGTGGTACAATTTTTGACTGTGCAGGCAGCTTTGTTTAGTCATAATGAGAAATAGTTTAAAAGaaagtcttttaaaaaaaaaaaaaaaaaaaaaaaaaagtatttaaataaGTCAAATGTTGGGTTCTGTCTGATATTACAGTATCAAATATATGAAGGTACATACATATGTTTGTCTTGATGGTAGTAAAAGTCATTTCATTTGCTCCTTTTACATGAATGACACCTCATATGTCACACTTTGACATGCCATTTACATCAAATCCATGGTAAGATAACCAAAAATGCACTTCATTGACCTTCTTTATTAGGACTTGTATAATATCAGTTTGGTGCATAAACTGACTCAGGCTCTTCCTCACTCTGGAACTGCTGTATACATGAGATGTGAAAATACTGCTGACTGTGAAAAGTCCAATGTCTACAGGTAGGAACTGACACTTAAGATAAGtggagatacatttttttttttttttttttttttttaaatgtacacatttccttAATTGAGCACAAAGGAAAAACTTTTCAAAATAACGCGCCACGTTTGCTCAGAACCCCCTGTTGAAGTCTTATTTTGAGAATGGTGGAGCTTCTTGGGAAACATTTTTACTGACATTTTTTTGCCAATAACTGATGACAAAGAAAAAGTCGAGCACAAGGGTTCACACGTTGCTCAATTTGACAAGTCAGTCCATAGTCAGGTGTACTGTATAGATACAGTATGTGGAGTAAAGTGTAAGGGAAAGGTGTGGGAACCTTCGGTTCAAATGTTGGAGAAAAGACTAAAGTGAGTAGAAGATTAATTAATCCCCAAAAGGCAGAAAGGTCTTTCAACAGTCTTTATCGTGATGTTACAGCTTTTTTTCTGTGCAGTCGTACCTGCACACTGCACAGGTATGTTCTTTGTCACATCTTGAAGTCACACTGAACaggaacagaaagaaaaaaactgactCATTAGAAACAGCTTCTGCAGAATAAAGAAGTTTAAACACAATTTGAACAGAACCAcattttgtcaggaaaataagtGCTCATGACCGATAATCATGATCACTTCTTCAGAGCATTAACTGCAGAACTTACAGCAATGTTAATGAATGAATACAATGGATATGAAAAAGTCTACAAATAGATGAAACCGCaggttaaaagcagaaataacaTCAGAAATGTTGCATAGTTAATGTAActtttcaaacagaaaaaaaaaaagattttaaatgaaagaaaaatcccACCACAGCCTGATTGCACCCTTCCCAGCTAATACTTGATGCTTATTTTGCCTTTGTTATAGCATCAAGACGAATTTTAGATCCActattattctattttttttaatgttaaccGTCACAAATTAttcaatatttaattatttttcagaattTTGGTTTTGTTGGGAGTTTACCTTAAAGATGTGACATTTCTGACattgatgtgttttttctttgtgtcaCAGTAAGTGAATGATGCAAAAAGAATTTAAGATATTGAAACCGAACAGCTGtataatcttaaaaaaaaaaaagcaaaacatcaCAAGTCTCTAATTGTGAATTAGTGGTTCAGGGAGCACGAGACATCATTTTCACGTGAAGCCAGACTTTTACTTAACAGAGAATGATTGTGTTGTGCTGGAGAAGAGTGTAGTGGCCCAATCCTCCCACCAGCATTTGCTATATTTTCACACTGAGATTTCATTATTTTCCCTTATTTTCCTTATCGTGTAGTTTATCGTAGGATTaagatgcttttttttccaGCAGTTAGCAATCTGTTTTACAGCTCACAGATCATGCTAAGCCAATAAAAGCAACTGACACAGCTCACAACTTGATAAGGACACAGGGTGACCCAGTTTGATCATTTGGCAGTGGAAGAATGTAAAGGCTGCAATGACACCAAAGCATGTAAAATGCtgataagggggaaaaaaaaaaaaaaaagaattcacaTTAACAGTGGCAGGACCTGAACAGAGACCCTGATCGAGACGGGAACTGAAAAATGCTGAGATGAACTACTGCTGTCACAAGAACATCGTCAGAACAAAACGTGACTTTCTTCTCCAGATACTCAGGTTTTCAGGACACGAGACCACCGGATCTCATCTGATTTCACAGAATAATTAATGTGCTATTttaagggagggaaaaaaaaaaaaaaaaaaaaaaaaaaaaaaaaacacagaattcCCCTGCAACTGATTCATCAAATACATCTTTATGTCCGTATTCATATCTAATAAAGCAGAAGTCAACAGCATAACACAATACTGATAATGTAAGAGGCTGCATGATTGGACTGTGGAATAAACAGATACATTAGAGCAAGGACACAAAGATCTCCAGACTGGAAGCTTTATGAAAAGCTCAGTTTATTAAATATCCACGTGTAGAAAAATACGTGACAGTCATGAGTGTAAATGAATGCTCCTGAAGGGATTTAGAAAGTTGAGAATGCAGTCATTTCTATACAGACTATATGTATGTCAGCCCCCTCTCCACTCTTTCATGTCCTGTGTGCTTGCCGTCTTCTCGCTAATGAAAGcagtttcattaaaaaaaatctaaaacacaAAGTGCGAAAGAGACCTTTTAAAGTCAGAAaccaaaaaacaataacaaaagtgaTATTGCCTGCAGCTCCTACACAGTAGAATCATACAGAACACTTCTCTCTGAATTGTGATTACATTTGTAAAAGAGCTCTTGCACACTCATGTTTGAGGCATCAGTAAATGAGAATAGCGGAACAAGCTGTCAGAAAAACTGATCTCGTTGCTGTTAATTTGGTGATCTGAGAGTTTGAGGGGAAAAGGGTTGTGACAGAATTCATATGTGGGAAGATAATGACTGCAAACATAAACCGGAATATAATATTCACAGGAATGGCTTAGAAACACCATTGTGAATATTTAGGTGAGGTGGAGTACAAAGACAACTAAAAGCAGTGCAGCgttttaacaagaaaaactgCAGGACACTTGCAAAACACTGCCCCAGTGAAAttaacatggaaaaaaaaaaaaaaaaaaaacaacaacaaaaaaaaaaaacactggagggggatttttttttttaatgacagattGATCAAATTTTTGCCAAAGCAGCTGATGCTTTTCCAATCAATCATTTGCTTTGTGTTTATAGCAATTAGTTTCCTCTTAGGTGTTGgtttccttccttttctgaAGAAATGTTATTTGAGGGCAGAAAAcagtaaaatggaaaaaaacattCATACTTATGGCGGGTGCAAACTTTCAATAAGCACCGCCTGTGTGTCCATCTGCTTTTGTAAATACTCTTTTCAAGAGTCCAGGAGGCCTGTGTACCAGCTGTGGTCAAGTTTCTTCACCCTTCTCAGTTCCCTTAGTTGAGCTTTTGTTAAGAGCGGACCAGCAGACTCGGACTCCTGGTCCCCCGATGGAGCCTGCTCAGGTCTCGGggtttccatttcctcatcTGAAGATTCTTCCTCTTTCTCACTCTCAATTTCCTCTTCTGCCTGTTTATTTTCCTCCCTGAGGTCATAAGAATtagcacacacaaagaaaaggtTAACATGactgcacattttgcagcataaacaaaaaaaaaaacctatgttCCCATGTGCACTGCTGTAGCTTTCAAAATGCTGAGTCACATATGAAGGGGTTTTCAGTCGAATTGACATTAGACAATAATTAATATAGCTTCTCAAGATTCCACAAGGTaaccatattaaaaaaaacccttAATACATTAGGTAtttgttattgattattatatTAAGAAATAGTTGAGATATCATGCTACATTTGTTAACCATGACAGACATCTTTCACACAAGTACACTACTTACTTGGCATCTGTGACGGAGACTAGCAGAGACTTTACGAACATGGAGCAGAGGAACGAGGTTGAGGGCAGGACGTGGGCCGGGGTCTGCAGAAGCTATTACATAAAAAGGTATGTGAGACAACAACAAACATGTCTTTGTGGGTAAACCTGATGTCAACATTAAAATGAGATTCCTGCTCCCACCTCTTTGATGGCGACCGAGCTCTGAGGCAGACGTGCATGCTCAGAAAACACGGTGCTCCCTTGATCTTCTTGTTGCTGATGCCGATGTTTCCCCAGCAACAGGTAGAAGGGGGTCATGGCAACACTGTCATCAATCACAAGCttaaaaagggaaaataaaaatcagtttAGTGAAACGCAAGAAATTTCTCACTTTAAGAGAACAGCAAGTTAAAATAGGTGGGTTGGAGGGAAATCTTTCAGGATGAATTCGTTGAACTGGACCAGGTTGAGAGAAATGGAGAGGCCATACTGGGATACTGAACGCTCTTTCTTCCCCattagaacagaacagaacagggaCTTGAGAACAAAGGCTACATGAATGCACGCTTGGCTAGTTTATTGGACAGTTTTAGTACCTCTTGTCAGTTCATGAAACTCCAGCCAAGCACAGTGGGCTGGATTTCCACCATTTCCGACCCACTGTGTTGCTTCCAAAAGAAAACTTTGGTCCaagtttttttggttttaatgttCTACTTCACTGCTGACTATTGAATGTCAACTTAAAGCTCACTAAAAACAGAAGGTACGTATATGCCAAGTCTATGCAACCCCCTGATACTGAGGAGCGGTTGGTGCACCGGTAAAGCTCACCTGTTTGTAGGAAGCCATGAGCTTGTCCTCCTCTGCTTTGGTCATGAACGTCAGGAGGTCCTGCGGAGGAGAGCCATCATCAGACAGTGGTAATACACAAATGTACTGAATAACTTGTCACCAAAATGTTCTTTTCTTTATAGAAGAATTTTAATGAAATTACAATCCCCTCCTCACTGAATTgacttattttacattaattTTATTTGACAACTTCACCTGGAAGAGATGCCGTTATTCATCACTTTTGAGCTCTACCAGTAACACAGTGCTCCCTATTTGGTCAATCAGTAACAAACATAGCAACGGGAGTGGGGTGGTGGGATCTATGGTTATTCTACCGCCCTGAATTTGCTTCCCTActgatgactttgtttttttacattagCCTATAAACTACAATGTAACTTTCTAAATGTAAGAAATGCCAATTTTCCATTATACAGTCTGGACTTGCCTTTCCTCCATTACAGTTACCAGCTCAATGTGGGCTGGGCCTTCATGGCAAGGCGGCCCAAAACGCGTTGCCCCATCGAGCCACGAACACGTGGACCTCCTCATTGCACCACAGAGTAGGTTTGCTCCCCATTTTTTGCTGTACCATAGCTTAGTTGCAGAGTAAATATCACGGCCGCTCTTACAGAGTTTTAAATATGGCGGCTGTAAAGGAGTTCATCTCTGGTGACATTGCATTTTTTAACCTGACTCAACTCAGGTAGAATCCCAACTAAGCAGGTGTGAAAAGAGGAACCATCTCATAAATGTGACTCAGCAATgtctaaatatttttattgaatgtatGTTTAGGTACTATCTGCGTCACCCACATCAGGTGGTCATTTGTGTGGCTGTAAAACTGATCCCTGCTGGTTTACAGCCCTAGTCACGCACTCTTACTCAATAtataacatacatatatatcttTTACTACTTACACCAGAAGAAATACCACCAAATTAATTTTTAGAAGTACTTTAACTGCACATTCTGTGGATTTTCTTTAACGATGTTTCTGTTGTGTTTTCCATCGTTATTTGGGCATAGGGTGAAAATATGCCATGTAATTTTATACTAATTTCCGGTTATTAATGGAAGGAGGGAAAGGAGTCCGAGTGATAtgcttatttttaaagaaaatatctgTTTGAGCACAACCAAAACTCCAACCAAAACTAGCTCGTCTATAGTTAGTAACCCTCCGTAGTTGAATGGGAGGACTACACAAAATAGACAGATCTCCCAGCCactagtttaaaataaaaaaataaataaataacacaagTCCAACTTGGGCAGATTTGTTTACCATGTGCTGTGTGAAGAAGTAAAGTTGAGACTGGTTGAGCCACTGGCTGCTCTCCTCACACATGTCCAACATCACCTCCCTTGGGGCAAAAACAGCACGAGTAACGCTCCCTGAGCACACGGCCTTGTGGGAAAACATCGGCCTTGGCTCACTCGGTTTGAACACAAACActggaagcaaaaaaaaaaagatggaaaacagTGAGTGAAAATGTCTTCTATTCAATGAAGGAACTCATGATGGAGAGGAAATTTGGGTGTTAGTTCATCTAACCCCACTGTcgattttattatactataTTATAATTTCCAGCAAtgttattttaacatttcataACTTTTAATGTAGCTCTACACCTAACATGACTCCAAAAACATTAAATATGCCTACAAAGACCACgttagaaaaaaagagaacactttaaaaaaaaaaaaaaaaaaaaagaaaaagctacaGAGAGATCAGCGAGTGTCATTATAAACCCACTTCTGTTGAATTCCTGTGGGAACGCACGCTACCTGGAGACTAAGACCTCACAGGAACATTACACTCTGTTATGTAAGGCAGAGCCAAAGATCTCTCAAAATTGCTGCAACATAGAATCCCTGCGACTTTACAAATCCTGTTTTTTCTGCAAACCATAAACAGATATACAGCAAAGTAAGCacacaccttttttttaaagctataGTCACATGAAAGATTGCAATACTGCATCATAACTCTGTAGATTAGTCAGAAAGTATGGAAATTGGATGTCTAAATGGACGGAAATGAAAACTCCATCAGAAGCAATGCTTACAGTCAGTGGATTCTGCCTGAACGCAGAAGGCAGCCACGTT
This DNA window, taken from Cololabis saira isolate AMF1-May2022 chromosome 6, fColSai1.1, whole genome shotgun sequence, encodes the following:
- the slc40a1 gene encoding solute carrier family 40 member 1 → MDNSEPKKTCCENIRNFFTSAKFLIYMGHALSTWGDRMWNFAVAVFLVELYGNSLLLTAVYGLVVAGSVLLLGAIIGDWVDKNPRLKVAQTSLLVQNCCVIVCGVLLMLVFHFKGQLVELYNGWILTTCYILVITIANIANLASTATAITIQRDWVVVVAGQDSSKLADMNATVRIIDQLTNILAPMLVGQIMSFGSHFIGCGFISGWNLCSMCVEYMLLWKVYQKTPALAVKGGQKEPQQELKQLSPTKELENGQSPEESSQPLMNETSGATSPDSSKQQGCCFPVAEPFRTFKAGWVAYYNQNIFFAGMSLAFLYMTVLGFDCITTGYAYTQGLNGSVLSLLMGASAIAGICGTVAFTWVRKKCGLIRTGFISGVAQFACLILCVVSVFAPGSPLDLSVSPFQDLYSHLTGETPLPEVDHSFTSVNVTTVAPAEELPPLQSYMSVSLLFAGVIAARVGLWSFDLTVTQLIQENVIESERGVINGVQNSMNYLLDLLHFIMVILAPNPEAFGLLVIISVSFVAMGHTMYFWFAFKSLGSRLFLCCQPEQKVETVDSPSLPTTV